A window of the Brassica napus cultivar Da-Ae chromosome C5, Da-Ae, whole genome shotgun sequence genome harbors these coding sequences:
- the LOC106402129 gene encoding LOW QUALITY PROTEIN: ran-binding protein 1 homolog a (The sequence of the model RefSeq protein was modified relative to this genomic sequence to represent the inferred CDS: inserted 2 bases in 1 codon): MATNEPEHETRDAEEAGANEXLEEVVVTTGEEDEDAVLDLKSKLYRFDKEANQWKERGAGTVKLLKHKDTGKIRLVMRQSKTLKICANHFVKPGMAVQEHVGNEKSCVWHALDFADGELKDELFCIRFASIENCRLFMQKFNEVAESEAEKEERKDASETAGLLEKLTVEETKTEEKVKTEVEAEEKKKSEPEKADEEKKTEEAAPST; the protein is encoded by the exons ATGGCGACCAACGAACCCGAGCACGAGACCAGAGACGCGGAAGAGGCCGGAGCTAACGA GCTTGAGGAGGTTGTCGTCACTACCGGTGAGGAAGACGAAGACGCCGTCCTCGATCT GAAATCGAAGCTGTATCGGTTCGACAAGGAAGCGAATCAGTGGAAGGAGAGAGGTGCTGGTACTGTTAAGCTTTTGAAGCATAAGGATACTGGCAAGATTCGTCTCGTTATGAGGCAATCGAAAACTCTGAAGATCTGTGCTAATCACTTTG TTAAACCAGGCATGGCGGTTCAGGAACACGTTGGAAATGAAAAGTCTTGTGTATGGCACGCTCTTGACTTTGCTGATGGGGAACTCAAGGATGAACTTTTCTGCATCAGATTTGCTTCTATTGAGA ACTGCAGATTATTTATGCAAAAGTTCAATGAAGTTGCTGAATCTGAAGCAGAGAAAGAGGAGAGAAAAGATGCCTCTGAAACAGCTGGTCTTCTTGAGAAGTTGACCGTAGAAGAGACAAAAACAGAGGAGAAGGTGAAGACTGAGGTGGAAGctgaggaaaagaaaaaaagcgaGCCAGAGAAGGCtgatgaagaaaagaaaaccgAAGAGGCTGCTCCCTCAACTTAA
- the LOC106398254 gene encoding putative F-box protein At1g67390 has translation MSLPQNPFTSSTIPSMKKSPSLEKEGNQMQIENVDRIGKLPDDMLLKILKSLSTEKAVQTSLLSKRWEGVWKQMPYLFFNMKNALKVELPLAEQSHFIAQLITKVINNHSGNLEHCKILHMTPQTQDGTLETWIRSLIHVKHTKYLELKRFRVNRPGRARVLHLPPNIFSHPMLTSLLLSRYQFESAHAFNNCNNIIILKLFKIKVEVDVLNTVIESCPSLKMLVLEIFQNSRTGCLKIHNNHLKFVHLTCTEIDNVEVSAALLDILSIHNVKLIRGINIVLDAPRLLQFSQRLWKVHQSLPHIVYNISCDTQGNENIGHKFVMNIENYFMVVFATLAVNVDMMNPKEVYMLKQVLDAWARDLQILQIFFKDNDIDKKEGESSIDGIQNKWGNCFLDVDFRVRSVYLYNFNGLDEDQFALAASFVIQGKMMESLTIETSSLPAYKTLAIDTAVAKLMKLPKGNKNLNIKFI, from the exons ATGTCTCTTCCGCAAAACCCCTTCACTTCATCAACAATACCATCCATGAAGAAATCACCATCGTTAGAGAAAGAAGGCAATCAGATGCAGATCGAAAACGTCGACCGGATCGGCAAACTTCCGGACGATATGTTGCTCAAAATACTAAAGAGCTTGTCAACAGAGAAAGCGGTTCAGACAAGTTTGTTGTCCAAACGGTGGGAAGGTGTTTGGAAGCAAATGCCTTATCTCTTCTTCAATATGAAAAATGCTCTCAAGGTGGAGTTGCCTCTAGCCGAACAATCCCATTTCATTGCCCAGTTGATAACCAAG GTTATAAACAATCACAGTGGCAATCTGGAGCACTGCAAAATCCTGCATATGACACCCCAAACTCAAGATGGTACGCTGGAAACTTGGATCCGATCATTGATCCACGTGAAACACACTAAATATCTCGAGCTTAAGAGATTTCGTGTTAATCGCCCTGGGAGAGCTCGTGTGCTCCACTTACCCCCAAACATATTTTCACATCCAATGCTCACATCACTCCTTCTGTCTCGATACCAATTTGAGTCTGCACATGCCTTTAACAATTGCAATAACATCATTattcttaaactttttaaaatcaaaGTTGAAGTGGATGTGCTCAACACAGTCATTGAATCGTGCCCTTCCCTCAAGATGCTGGTACTAGAAATCTTCCAAAACAGTCGAACTGGCTGTCTGAAGATTCATAACAACCACTTAAAGTTTGTGCATTTGACTTGCACTGAAATTGATAACGTTGAAGTGTCTGCAGCTCTTCTGGACATACTCTCTATTCACAATGTTAAACTTATTAGGGGGATTAATATCGTTCTTGACGCCCCAAGATTACTTCAGTTTAGTCAAAGATTGTGGAAGGTACATCAAAGTTTGCCTCACATAGTCTACAATATCTCATGCGACACTCAG GGGAATGAAAACATTGGGCATAAATTCGTGATGAACATAGAAAATTACTTTATGGTTGTGTTTGCAACTTTGGCGGTGAATGTGGATATGATGAATCCAAAAGAAGTTTACATGCTAAAGCAAGTTTTAGATGCATGGGCTAGAGACTTGCAAATTCTCCAGATCTTCTTTAAG GATAACGATATTGACAAGAAAGAAGGTGAATCTTCTATTGACGGAATACAAAATAAATGGGGGAATTGCTTTCTCGATGTTGATTTCCGTGTGAGAAGTGTGTATTTGTATAACTTCAATGGTTTGGATGAGGATCAATTTGCTTTGGCTGCAAGTTTTGTGATACAAGGGAAGATGATGGAAAGTTTGACAATCGAGACATCTTCGCTTCCTGCATACAAAACGCTGGCGATAGATACTGCAGTGGCGAAATTGATGAAACTTCCAAAAGGTAACAAGAACCTTAATATTAAAttcatttga
- the LOC106397880 gene encoding probable protein phosphatase 2C 2, with protein sequence MSVAVCSSPVFSPSSSLFCNNKALNISPAHQNLTLSHSHLTPLASSPSAASPTSPFCLRLLKPPVNSVFGSDSGPGDCDRHLSLGSVLKRKRPTRLDIPVAPVGVTAPISLNAETLREESGEVEREGDEFSVYCKGGKREAMEDRFSAITNIERDPKQAIFGVYDGHGGSRAAEFAAKNLCNNILGEIASERNESDIEEAVKRGYLATDSEFLKEKDVKGGSCCVTALIKYGNLVVSNAGDCRAVLSVGGFAEALTSDHRPSREDERNRIESSGGYVDTFNSVWRIQGSLAVSRGIGDAHLKRWVISEPETKNLRINSQHEFLILASDGLWEKVGNQEAVDIARPFCMGTDQKHKPFLACKKLVDLSVSRGSLDDISVMLIPLRRFI encoded by the exons ATGTCTGTTGCCGTCTGCAGCTCGCCGGTTTTCTCCCCGTCCTCTTCTCTTTTCTGCAACAACAAGGCGTTGAACATTTCTCCGGCGCATCAAAACCTGACTCTGTCTCATTCCCATCTCACTCCTCTTGCTTCTTCTCCTTCGGCTGCGTCTCCCACTTCGCCGTTCTGCCTCCGTCTTCTTAAACCGCCGGTTAATTCAGTTTTTGGTTCAGACTCCGGTCCTGGAGATTGTGATCGCCATTTGTCCCTGGGAAGCGTTTTGAAGAGGAAGCGACCGACGAGGCTTGATATACCGGTGGCTCCGGTGGGTGTTACAGCACCTATCTCGCTGAATGCCGAAACGCTGAGGGAAGAAAGTGGAGAGGTGGAGAGGGAAGGTGATGAGTTTTCGGTTTACTGCAAGGGAGGAAAGAGAGAAGCTATGGAGGATCGGTTCTCTGCTATCACCAATATTGAAAGAGATCCCAAACAG GCAATTTTTGGAGTCTATGATGGTCACGGAGGATCAAGAGCGGCTGAGTTCGCGGCAAAGAACTTGTGTAATAACATTCTAGGAGAGATAGCCAGTGAGAGGAACGAGTCAGATATTGAAGAAGCTGTGAAACGCGGTTATCTAGCGACTGATTCTGAGTTTCTCAAGGAGAAAGATGTTAAGGGAGGATCTTGCTGCGTCACGGCTCTGATTAAATACGGGAATCTCGTGGTGTCCAATGCTGGTGACTGCCGTGCTGTTTTGAGCGTTGGAGGATTCGCGGAGGCTCTGACTTCTGACCACCGCCCTTCTAGAGAGGATGAACGGAACAGAATTGAAAGCTCG GGCGGGTATGTCGATACATTTAACAGTGTTTGGAGAATCCAAGGATCTTTAGCGGTATCTAGAGGAATCGGAGATGCGCATCTCAAAAGATGGGTGATATCTGAGCCAGAGACAAAGAATTTACGTATCAACTCCCAACACGAGTTCTTGATCTTAGCGTCAGACGGTCTGTGGGAAAAGGTTGGTAATCAGGAGGCAGTAGATATAGCTCGACCGTTCTGCATGGGAACCGATCAGAAGCATAAACCATTTTTAGCGTGTAAGAAGCTCGTTGACCTCTCTGTTTCACGAGGCTCCTTGGACGATATCAGTGTGATGTTGATTCCGTTACGCCGCTTCATCTGA
- the LOC106391134 gene encoding PHD finger-like domain-containing protein 5A, producing MAKHHPDLIMCRKQPGIAIGRLCEKCDGKCVVCDSYVRPCTLVRICDECNYGSFQGRCVICGGVGISDAYYCKECTQQEKDRDGCPKIVNLGSAKTDLFYERKKYGFKKR from the coding sequence ATGGCTAAGCATCATCCTGATTTGATCATGTGCCGGAAACAACCTGGCATTGCCATCGGGCGATTGTGCGAGAAATGTGACGGCAAATGCGTGGTCTGCGATTCCTACGTGCGCCCGTGTACGCTGGTTAGGATTTGCGATGAATGCAACTATGGTTCGTTCCAAGGACGGTGCGTCATATGCGGAGGTGTTGGGATCTCAGATGCTTACTACTGCAAAGAGTGTACACAGCAGGAGAAAGATAGAGACGGTTGTCCCAAGATTGTCAATCTCGGGAGTGCGAAGACTGACCTGTTCTATGAACGTAAGAAGTATGGATTCAAGAAACGATGA
- the LOC125587414 gene encoding protein PSY3-like, with protein MGYSSAIRLCLCIFFALSIVSSARLSLSFPENEKMVVRGRSLMMVHMTNDYDEPSANRRHNPPGGRRGGGRRGGR; from the exons ATGGGTTATAGTTCTGCAATTCGGCTATGTTTATGCATCTTCTTTGCACTTTCGATTGTCTCTTCGGCTCGACTCAGTTTATCATTTCCAG AAAATGAAAAGATGGTGGTGAGAGGTAGATCATTGATGATGGTGCACATGACCAATGACTACGACGAGCCATCGGCCAACCGTAGACACAACCCACCTGGTGGGAGGCGTGGAGGAGGTAGGAGAGGGGGAAGATAA
- the LOC106401482 gene encoding internal alternative NAD(P)H-ubiquinone oxidoreductase A1, mitochondrial, with product MLWIKNLARISPTTSSVGNLFRNSESYTLSSRFCTALQQSETVQATDQVDNGLEQQEQRYHGLAPTKEGEKPRVLVLGSGWAGCRLMKGIDTSIYDVVCVSPRNHMVFTPLLASTCVGTLEFRSVAEPISRIQPAISREPGSYYFLANCSRLDSENHEVHCETVTDGLSTTLEPWKFKIAYDKLVLACGAEASTFGINGVLENAIFLREVHHAQEIRRKLLLNLMLSEVPGIGEEEKRRLLHCVVVGGGPTGVEFSGELSDFIMKDVRERYAHVKDDIRVTLIEARDILSSFDDGLRQYAIKQLNKSGVKLVRGIVKEVKPQKLVLDDGTDVPYGLLVWSTGVGPSSFVKSLDLPKDPGGRIGIDEWMRVPSVQDVFAIGDCSGYLESTGKSTLPALAQVAEREGKYMANLLNVMGKAGGGRAWNAKEAELGEPFVYKHLGSMATIGRYKALVDLRESKEGKGISMAGFVSWFIWRSAYLTRVLSWRNRFYVAINWLTTFVFGRDISRI from the exons ATGCTTTGGATCAAAAACCTCGCCCGGATCTCTCCGACAACTTCATCGGTCGGAAACTTGTTCAGAAACTCAGAATCCTACACTCTCTCCTCTCGCTTCTGCACGGCTCTTCAACAGAGCGAGACGGTTCAAGCGACCGATCAGGTAGATAATGGGCTGGAGCAGCAGGAGCAACGTTACCACGGTTTGGCTCCGACAAAAGAAGGAGAGAAGCCGAGAGTGCTGGTTCTCGGGTCGGGTTGGGCGGGTTGTCGTCTAATGAAAGGGATCGACACAAGCATATACGACGTCGTTTGCGTCTCTCCGAGGAACCACATGGTCTTCACTCCTCTCTTGGCTTCTACTTGCGTCGGTACGCTCGAGTTCCGGTCCGTCGCAGAACCGATCTCTCGTATCCAACCGGCGATTTCACGAGAACCCGGTTCTTATTACTTCCTCGCTAATTGCTCTCGACTTGATTCCGAAAACCATGAG GTGCATTGTGAGACTGTAACAGATGGGCTAAGCACCACACTGGAGCCATGGAAGTTCAAGATCGCTTATGACAAACTGGTACTAGCCTGCGGTGCAGAAGCATCAACATTTGGGATTAACGGGGTGTTAGAAAACGCCATCTTTCTCCGTGAGGTTCATCACGCTCAGGAGATCCGCAGGAAGCTTCTTCTCAACCTCATGCTCTCCGAAGTTCCAGGGATAGgtgaagaggagaagaggagGCTGTTGCATTGCGTTGTGGTAGGAGGTGGACCGACCGGTGTCGAGTTTAGCGGTGAACTGAGTGATTTCATCATGAAAGATGTTCGTGAGAGGTATGCTCACGTCAAAGACGACATTCGTGTTACGTTGATCGAGGCGAGGGATATACTTTCTTCATTCGACGATGGGCTCAGACAGTATGCGATTAAGCAGTTAAACAAG TCTGGAGTGAAGCTTGTGCGTGGGATTGTGAAAGAAGTAAAGCCTCAGAAGCTGGTCCTTGATGATGGAACCGATGTTCCTTACGGTCTCTTAGTCTGGTCAACGGGTGTTGGTCCATCTTCGTTTGTTAAGTCTCTTGACCTTCCAAAAGATCCAGGTGGCAG GATTGGAATCGATGAGTGGATGCGTGTGCCTTCAGTACAAGACGTGTTTGCTATTGGCGACTGTAGTGGATATCTTGAGAGCACAGGGAAGTCAACACTTCCTGCTCTTGCACAG GTGGCTGAGAGAGAAGGCAAGTACATGGCGAATCTACTGAACGTGATGGGAAAAGCTGGAGGAGGAAGAGCCTGGAATGCAAAGGAGGCTGAGCTTGGAGAACCATTTGTGTACAAGCATTTGGGAAGTATGGCCACTATTGGGAGATACAAAGCTCTTGTTGATCTCCGTGAGAGTAag GAAGGAAAAGGGATATCAATGGCAGGGTTTGTGAGCTGGTTCATATGGAGGTCTGCCTATCTGACTCGAGTCCTCAGCTGGAGAAACCGCTTCTACGTCGCTATTAACTGGCTCACCACTTTCGTTTTCGGCCGTGACATTAGCCGTATCTGA